In Primulina eburnea isolate SZY01 chromosome 5, ASM2296580v1, whole genome shotgun sequence, a single window of DNA contains:
- the LOC140833078 gene encoding protein transport protein SEC23 E-like — MAAPEYAQSDPEGIEGVRMTWLNWPRSKVEASKCVVPIAATIQPIRPHVDLQAVPYPPLRCKTCTAVLNPFCRVDFTAMIWICPFCFQRNHFPQQYSSISQTNMPAELYPNFPSIEYLIPNYQNLPNFNPSPIYLFVLDTCMLEEELDFAKSALKRAIGVLPDNALVGFVSFGTQVQVHELGFSEMSKVYVFRGSKELTKDQVLEQLGLGAPGGRPIRPMGGGGPSPMAGATPNASIDRFLLPASECEYSFDSLLDELGTDQWPVAPGNRASRCTGAALSVAAGLLGACTTGIGARIIAFVGGPCTEGPGAIGSKDLSDPVRSHKDLDKDAAPFFKKSVQFYEQLGKQLVSQGHVLDVFASALDQVGIAEMKVAIENSGGLVVLAESFGHSVFKNSFKRVFEDGEQSLGLSFNGTLEINCSKDIKIQGIIGPCSSLEKKGPSVANTVIGEGNTTAWKLCGLDRNTCLTVFFDVSSSEKSDSSGTNPQLFIQFLTSYQSPDGQMRLRVTTVTRRWVDSTVGNEDLVQGFDQEVAAVVTARLASYKMEMEDGFDATRWIDRNLIRLCSKFGDYRKDDPSSFTLNPGFSLFPQFMFNLRRSQFVQVFNNSPDETAYFRILLNRETVSNAAVMIQPSLISYSFNSLPAPVLLDVQSIGADRILLLDAYFSVVIFHGMTIAQWRNMGYQNQPEHEAFAHLLQAPHEDAQLIIRDRFPAPRLVVCDQHGSQARFLLAKLNPSATYSNANEMMAPGSDIIFTDDVSLEVFLDHLQKLAVQGS, encoded by the exons ATGGCGGCGCCGGAATATGCTCAAAGCGATCCCGAAGGTATTGAAGGAGTTCGTATGACATGGCTCAACTGGCCGCGGTCCAAAGTCGAAGCTTCAAAATGCGTGGTTCCGATTGCCGCAACGATCCAGCCAATCAGACCTCACGTCGATCTGCAGGCGGTCCCGTATCCTCCTCTCCGATGCAAGACTTGCACCGCCGTGTTGAACCCGTTCTGCCGCGTTGATTTCACTGCCATGATTTGGATCTGCCCCTTTTGCTTCCAGAGGAATCATTTCCCGCAGCAATATTCGTCGATATCGCAGACGAACATGCCTGCCGAATTGTACCCTAATTTCCCGTCCATCGAGTACTTAATCCCCAACTACCAGAATTTACCGAATTTCAACCCTTCTCCTATTTATTTGTTTGTTTTGGATACGTGCATGCTGGAGGAGGAGCTGGATTTTGCGAAATCGGCGCTGAAACGAGCGATCGGGGTTCTTCCGGATAACGCGTTGGTTGGGTTTGTGTCGTTTGGTACACAGGTTCAGGTGCATGAATTGGGGTTTTCGGAGATGTCCAAGGTTTATGTATTTAGAGGGTCCAAGGAGTTGACAAAAGATCAGGTCTTGGAGCAGTTGGGACTAGGGGCTCCTGGTGGAAGACCTATCAGACCAATGGGTGGTGGTGGTCCGAGCCCTATGGCGGGAGCGACTCCCAATGCTAGCATCGATCGTTTTTTATTGCCGGCTTCTGAGTGTGAATACTCATTTGATTCG TTGCTGGATGAGTTGGGAACAGACCAATGGCCTGTGGCACCAGGAAACAGGGCATCGAGGTGTACAGGAGCTGCATTGAGTGTTGCGGCTGGATTACTAGGTGCATGCACTACAGGTATCGGTGCCCGAATTATCGCATTTGTAGGAGGTCCATGTACTGAAGGCCCAGGAGCG ATTGGATCTAAAGATTTGTCTGATCCAGTTCGTTCCCACAAGGATCTTGACAAGGATGCAGCACCTTTTTTTAAGAAATCTGTCCAATTCTACGAGCAACTTGGAAAACAGCTGGTCAGTCAGGGGCATGTATTGGATGTATTTGCCTCTGCCCTTGATCAG GTTGGAATTGCTGAGATGAAGGTTGCCATTGAAAATAGTGGTGGGCTCGTTGTGCTAGCTGAAAGTTTTGGCCACTCTGTTTTCAAGAATTCATTCAAACGTGTTTTTGAAGATGGAGAACAGAGTCTTGGTCTCTCATTCAA TGGCACACTTGAGATTAACTGTTCGAAGGATATAAAAATCCAAGGGATCATTGGGCCATGCTCATCACTAGAGAAG AAAGGACCTTCAGTTGCCAACACAGTTATCGGCGAGGGGAATACTACAGCTTGGAAATTGTGTGGACTTGACAGAAATACTTGCTTAACTGTTTTCTTTGATGTTTCTTCTAGCGAAAAGTCTGATTCTTCAGGAACAAATCCTCAATTATTCATCCAGTTCCTTACGAG TTATCAGAGCCCTGATGGCCAGATGAGGCTAAGAGTCACTACTGTTACTAGACGATGGGTAGATAGTACAGTGGGCAATGAG GACTTAGTGCAAGGTTTTGATCAAGAAGTTGCTGCTGTGGTAACTGCTAGATTAGCTTCTTATAAAATGGAAATGGAG GATGGATTTGATGCTACAAGATGGATAGATCGGAATCTAATTCGCCTATGTTCCAAATTTGGTGATTATCGTAAAGATGATCCATCCTCATTCACCTTGAATCCTGGGTTTTCTTTATTTCCTCAGTTTATGTTTAATCTGCGAAGATCACAATTTGTACAG GTGTTCAATAATAGTCCGGATGAGACTGCTTATTTCCGCATTTTGTTGAATCGAGAAACTGTGAGCAATGCTGCAGTGATGATTCAACCATCCTTGATATCTTATTCCTTCAATTCGCTCCCTGCACCAGTTTTGCTGGATGTACAATCAATTGGAGCTGATCGTATTCTTTTGCTGGATGCATATTTTAGTGTAGTTATTTTTCATGGAATGACAATAGCTCAATGGAGAAACATGGGATACCAGAATCAGCCGGAGCACGAG GCTTTTGCACACTTATTGCAAGCTCCACATGAAGATGCTCAGTTGATAATTCGCGATCGATTTCCTGCACCAAGGCTTGTAGTTTGTGATCAGCATGGCTCGCAG GCAAGATTCCTGTTGGCTAAGTTGAATCCATCTGCCACCTATAGTAATGCAAATGAGATGATGGCGCCTGGCTCTGACATCATCTTCACCGATGATGTTAGCCTTGAAGTGTTCCTTGATCATCTTCAGAAGCTAGCTGTCCAAGGTTCTTAA